ACACTCACATTGATATGAAAAAAGGCGCATATATTCCTTTCTTGCTGGTTATATTATTTTCCTGTGCTAAAAAAAAGCAACAGAAAGCACCAGATATACAAAACTATCAGGTACTGACATTAGCACCCAGAGAAGTTACTGTTTATAATGATTTCCCTGCATCGATACAAGGTCAGAATGTGGTAGAAATTAAGCCGATGGTCTCAGGATATCTTCAGGATATTTATGTGCCAGAAGGAGCTTCTGTCACCAAAGGACAATTGTTATTCAGAATCAAGAATCCTCAGTATGAGCAGGATATCCTCAGCGCAAAAGCCGCTATAAAAATTGCTGAAGCCAATGTAAATACAGCAAGGATGAATGTAGAAAAGGCAAGGCCTCTGGTACAGCAGGAAATTGTCAGTAAATATGAACTGAGCTCTGCTCAATATACATTACAGTCTCAGGAAGCAGCGTTGGCACAGGCAAAAACGACTCTTGCCAATGCTCAGACCAATCAGGGATATACTTATATCCGCAGTCCTCAGAGTGGAACAATCGGTCTTATTCCTTATAAAATTGGAGCGTTGGTAAGCAGTACAGCAACAGATCCGCTTACGACGCTTTCCAATACCACCAATATATTTGCCTACTTTTCTTTAAGCGAAAAGCAACTGCTGAGTTTCATGAGCAGTATGAAAGGCAGTACCACAGCAGAAAAGCTGAATAATATGCCACTTATCAGTCTGGTGCTTGCCGATGGTACTATATATCCGGAAAAAGGCAGGATGGAAACAGCCAGCGGAGGTATTGACAGCAGTACCGGAACAGCGACCTTTAAAGTGGTATTTGATAATAAACTGGGAATTATTCAGAATGGAGCAAGTGCTACCATCCGCATTCCTGTCACTTTAAATAATGCTTTGCTGGTTCCGCAAACGGCTGTCTATCAAATGCAGGATAAATCATTTGTATATAAAATGATGAAAGGAAATCAGGTGATGAGTGAGGCTGTGACAACTTCTCCTACTGATGATGGTAATTTTGTAGTGCTGAAAAGCGGGATTAATGCAGGGGATCAATTGGTCCTTAACGGGCTCAATATTAGTGACAGCACAGTCATTAAGCCAACACCTGCCAATGCAGCTGAAATTTACCGTACCATGAAATCCAAATCCAACTGATCGCCATGCTGAAACTATTTATAAGAAGACCAGTGCTAAGTACGGTGATTTCTGTAATCATTGTTGTTCTAGGGGTTTTAGGAATCAGTGGTTTACCCGTTGCTCAGTATCCTGATATTGCACCTCCTACCATTCAGGTTTCGGCATCTTATCCCGGAGCTAATACCACTACGCTTATTAACAGTGTGGTTTTTCCGCTTGAACAGCAGATCAACGGGGTAGAAGGTATGACCTATATGACTTCTTCTGCCAGTAACACGGGTTCTGCCAGTATCAGCGTCTATTTTGCGGTGGGCGTAGATCCTAATCAGGCTGCGGTAGATGTTCAGAACAGGATCAGTACTGTTCTTTCTAAGCTGCCACAGGCCGTAACCCAGGCTGGGGTAACCGTAAGAAAACAGCAGAGCAGTAATGTCCTGATTGTGGGTTTATTCAGTGAACGTCCTCAATATGATCAGAAGTTTTTGCAGAATTATGCTGCTATTAACCTTGTTCCTCAATTGCAGAGAGCAAAAGGAGTAGGGGGAGCTACTATATTTGGGGGAGCAATGACCTATGCAATGCGGATTTGGCTACAACCTGATAAAATGGCAGCTTACGGACTGGTGCCTGCTGATGTAACCGCAGTTTTGAATGCGCAGAACTTTAATGCGGCTCCCGGAAAAATTGGTGATAATCTAGATCAGGCTTTCCAATATGATATTACCTATTCTGGAACATTGGTTTCATTAGAACAGTTTCAGAATGTAATTGTCAAATCTATTGGTAACGGACAGTATCTTTATTTAAAAGATGTTGCACGGATTGATCTTGGAACACAAACTTATACCAGTGCTACAGCAATCAACGGAAAGCCTGCTGTTGCAGTGGCGATCAGCCAGACACCGGGCTCCAATGCCCAACAGGTGATTACAGGGGCACAAAAAGTAATGGCTGATGCCTCAAAAAGTTTTCCTTCAGGCATTAAAATGATGGAACTGGTGAATATCAATAACTTCCTCAGCGAAAGTATTTCCAAAGTACTCCATACCTTAGTGGAATGTTTTTTACTGGTATTCCTGGTTATTCTTATCTTTTTACAGGATGTACGGTCTACTATTATTCATGGTGTTTCGGTTCCGGTATCTATTATAGGAACATTTTTTTTCCTGTATTTATTCGGATACAGTCTTAACCTGCTTACTTTATTCGCTCTCGTACTGGCCATCGGTATTGTAGTGGATGACGCGGTAGTGGTAGTAGAAGCTGTTCACAGTAAACTGGAACACGGTTATACTTCTCCCCGTAAGGCTGCAATTGATGCAATGGGAGAAATTGCTCCGGCTATTATTTCGATCACCCTTGTAATGGCTTCTGTGTTTCTTCCGGTAACTTTTCTGGGAGGTTCTGCAGGAGTTTTTTACAAACAGTTTGGAATCACTCTGGCAGTAGCAATCATGATCTCCGCAGTGAACGCTCTTACCTTAAGCCCAGCATTGGCCGCCATGTTTCTAAGGCCGCCGAATCACGAAGAAGAAGCAAAGAAAAAAGGTTTATTACAAAAGATGAAATCAGGTTTTAATTCCAATTATGAAAAACTGATTAATAAATATACAGATACAGTAAGCTTTCTTATAAGAAGAACATGGCTGACAGTGGTGTTGGTAATTATTTTTGGCGGATTGTTTTATGTGACTATTAAAAGTGTAGCCTCCAGTTTCGTTCCTTCAGAGGATATGGGGACTATATTCGTTAACGTAACTCTTCCGGTAGCCGCCAGTAAAGAAAGAGTACAGGCAGTCAATACCCAGATCGACCATATTGCACATACAATCCCTGAAGTACAGGCTTCTATGACTACGTTGGGGCAAAACCAGCTTGGAGGAAGCGGGAGTTCATATGGGATGCTTATTTTAAGGCTTACTCCATGGAGCCAGCGGCCCGGAGTTACAGATAAAGATGTCATACAACAGCTTACAGAAAAAACAAAACATATACAGGGAGCTTCTATTAATTTTATGCAGCAGCCTACCATTAGTGGTTTCGGAACAAGTGGCGGATTTACTTTTCAAATAGAAGACAGAGGAGGGCATAGCATTGGTGATTTTTATAACGTTGCCCAGAATTTTCTTTCAGCACTTAATAAAAGAAGTGAAATTCAATATGCAGCAACAGCATTCAATCCTAATTTTCCGCAATATGAAGTAGACGTAAATGTCGCAAAATGTGAAGATAACGGAATACAGCCTTCTGATATCTTAAACCTTATGAATGTGTACTACGGAAGTTCATACATCAGCAACTTTACAGAATTTGGACAGCAATATCAAATTATTCTTCAGGCAGACAATCCTTATCGGGGAACTGTAGAGCAGATGAATAATATTAAAATCAGAACCCAAAGCGGAACGATGAGCCCTATTTCAGAATATATTACCATGAAAAAGGTATATGGACCTTCTTCTGTTTCAAGATTTAATATGTATAATGCGATCTCGGTAAGTGGATCTCCCAATGCAAGCTACAGTACAGGGCAGGCAATGCAGGCAATCAATGAAGTGGCAGATCAGACTCTTCCTCCCGGATACAGTTTTGAATACAGTGGAATCAGTAAAGAAGAGCAGAGCTCCGGCTCTCAGGCGGGAATTATATTCCTTTTGAGCCTATGTTTTGTTTATTTGCTTTTAAGTGCATTATATGAAAGTTATATTCTCCCGTTGGCAGTTATTCTTTCGCTGCCGGTAGGACTGAGTGGTATTTTCGTTTTTGCCAAGTTATTTGGAATAGATAATAATATTTATGTGCAGATCTGTATGGTAATGCTGATAGGGCTCTTGGCCAAAAATGCTATTTTAATGGTAGAATTCTCACTTGAAAAGAGACATGAGGGGATGAGTCTGCTGGACAGTGCTCTGGCAGGAGCGAAAATCAGAATAAGACCTATTCTGATGACTTCCCTGGCTTTTATTTTTGGATTAATGCCTTTAATGTTCTCTACTGGTGTGGGAGCCAACGGAAATAAATCCATTGGGATAGGGTCTATTGGTGGAATGCTGTTTGGGACCTTATTGGGAATTTTCGTTATCCCCGGGCTGTATGTAATTTTCCAGGGGCTGCAGGAAAAAGCAGTAAGCAGTAAATATGACGAAAATGACGAACTGATTGTTGAAAATAAAAAATAACCCTCCGGTAAAAGTATGATACATTGGAACAAACAATATAATCTTTTTATACAGGTTTCGGCCTTTTCAATTGTGCTTTTCAGCTGCGATGTTGCCAGGCCTTATACAACAAGTCAGACTGTTCCGGATAGTTTGTACGGAGAAACCGGGGCAGATTCCAGTAAGAACATGGCTGTACTTTCGTGGAAGGAAATCTTTAAAGATCCCTTATTGCAGGACCTTATTTCTGAAGGAATTGCTAATAATCTGGATTTGAAAACGGCAGCGGCAAACCTTAAGGCAGCCGAGGCTAATTTTGTACAGAGTAAACAGGCATTTCTGCCTTCACTTTCAGGAAATGCTTCTGCAGGAGCATATGATCCATCCAGTTCGCAGGCCTCTGCTTCACAGATCTATCAGCTTTATGCCCTTTCATCATGGCAGGTAGATATTTGGGGTAAACTCAAAAGTACCAAAAGATCAATGTATGCCACTTATCTGGCGAGCGAAGCGTATCGACAGGCTGTGCAAACGCAACTGATAGCGAATATTGCTGTAACTTACTATCAATTATTGGCTTATGATGAGCAATTGAATATTGTACAGCAGTCTCTTGATGTGTATTCTAAAGATACAGAAACCATGAAGATCTTAAAAAACAGTAATGTGGTAACTGGTGCTGCTGTAGTACAAAGTGCAGCCAACTATTATGCTGTAAAATCTACTGTGCCTGATATTAAAAACAATATTCGGCAGAGCGAAAACACGATGGCTTTACTACTTGGCCGGACACCGGGGCCTGTAAAAAGGGATGCCATTTTTAATGAGCAGGTATATAGTGAATTGTCAGTGGGAGTTCCCGCTCAGTTATTAGCCAACAGACCTGATGTAAAGGAAGCCGAGCTACAGCTCAGAAGTAATTTTGAACAGATCAATGTAGCCAGAACGGCTTTCTATCCTGCCTTAACAATAACAGGGCAAGCAGGTTTATATGCAACACAGCTCAATTCATTTTTTAATGCCGGAGCTTTTTTTGCCAATATTATTGGAGGGTTGGCGCAGCCGATCTTTAATAACGGGCTTAATAAGCAAAAGCTGAAAGTAGCACAGGCTAATTATGAAGCAGCAGAATACAATTACAGCAAGGTTTTATTGACCGCAGGACAGGAAGTATCCAATGCTTTATATCAATATCAGATGGTGGATGAGAAGTTTTCTTCCCGTAAAGAACAGATTGAAAATCTTGAAAAAGCCGTTTACTTCACAAAAGAACTTTTAAAATATACCAGCGCAACCAATTATACGGATGTTCTTACTTCAGAGCAGAGTCTTTTAAGTGCAAGGCAGAGTGCTGTTACAGATAAATTGCAGCAGCTTCAGGCGGTAGTCAACCTGTATGCAGCTTTAGGAGGAGGATGGAAATAAGCATTTTTTATCTATAAATACTCGATACTTTAAACTTATAGAGTATTTATTGACGGTTTTAATGATTCAAAAAAATAAAAAACCCGAACTGTAAAATACAGCCCAGGTTCTATCAAGATTAAAAAAAATTAAAAAGAATACCCTACAGAAACCATTACATTTCTTGGAGCTCCCGGGAATCCTCGTGTATAATCAAACCCGCCCAGGAAATAATATTTATCAAAGATATTATTGACATTCACTGCCATTTTCATTTTTCCGATGTGATAATAGACTGCTGCATTTACTGTAGTATAAGATGGCCACTGTCCCCAAAGTGCATTTCCTCCGCTGTCTTTGCCAATGCTGTTATCCATACGTCTGGTGTCTACATAATAGACTCCGGCACCGAAACCAAGCCCTTTCAAAGCGGTAGTAGAAAAGACATATTTCATCCACATACTGGCCATATTCTTAGGAGCTCCCGGTAATGCCTGCCCAACTTCAGAAGCTATGGATGAAGATTTTACCTCCGTGTAGTTATAGGTATAATTTCCCATAATCTGAAACTCTCTGGTGAGCTGTCCTCGGATGTCCAGTTCCACCCCTTTGGAAAGGGCTTTTCCAGACTGTCTGTATACCGGAAATCCGGTGGTACTGATCTCTCCCGTAGCAATGAGCATATTTCTGCGCTCAATCTGGAAAAGAGAAAGATCCATTTGTAGCTGGTTCTTGAAAAATCCGGTCTTAAGCCCGGTCTCAATCTGGAAGCTATGTTCAGCACTAAATGCCTTATCGGCACCGTAATCCTGATAATTTTGGATGAAATTTGCTCCTATAGGAGCGAAACCTTGTGAGTAGCTTGCAAAATAGTTGATCTGATCATTGATTTGATATGTTAATCCAATTCGGGGCAGCCATGCATTTTGTGTAGCGCTGTAACGGTTGGCAGAACTGATCGTTTCCGAATAATAATGTTCGTGGCGGAGTCCCAGAATAAGTTTCAGCCTTTCAGCAAAAGATATCTGATCCTGTACATAGATTCCTGTGGTCTTATACGGGCTTAAAAAAGGATAGCTTCCTTGTGGCAGCCATACATAATTGGTAAGATCATGCGTTGTATAGGTCGGATTATTAAGATCAAAGGTCAGAGGAACTACTTTTCCGTCTACTTTCTGCTGCCGGGCCTCCCGCTGCTGATTATTGCTGTCTCCTTCATATTGCGCATAATCTACTCCGGCTATCAGATGATGCTGTATTTTACTTCCTGTAAGATCCCATTTCAGGTATACTACAGAATTATCTGTGTAATCTTTTCCGTGACGGTCAAAGAAACGCATGTTCATAATTGTATTGTTGGGAGCATCAGCATAGGTGTTCAGTGTACGGTGTTCATTAACGTCTTCCTGGTAAACCGACTTCATATAGCTGGCGTTTAATGACAGATTATGGGTAAGCCGCTGGCTGAACCTTGCGCTTAAGGATAAAGTTCTGGTGTTGTAAAAGTCTGAAGGCTGGCTTAATGTAAATGAGCGGGGTAGGGCATAAAAATCGTTATTCCTTAAACCCATTCCACGGTCCAGATACCCATGGAACTGATCATATACCAGGTCTATATCCAGCTGAGTTCCATCAAGAGGTTTAAAAGTAAATGACGGAGCAATCATAAAGTTTTTTTGCTGATTGACATTTCTGAATGTTTTGCTGTCTTCATATCCGGCATTCAGACGGTATAGAATTTTCTTGTCTTTATCCAGAGGTCCTGTAAGGTCAATACTCGTCCGGATTGTCTGAAAACTGCCGACTGAGAAATTAACAGATCCTTTTTGTTTGTCCAAAGGCTTTTTAGTTACCATATTGATGGTTCCTCCGGGAGTAATATCCCCGAATAATGACGCTCCCGGACCTTTTAAAACAGAAACACTTTCCAGATTGATCGTTAGCGGTGACCGGTAATAGCTGTTTCCATAACTATAGCCTGACCGCAATCCGTTGACAAGGCGGATACCGGTTTCATAGCCGCTTTTAAAACCACGGATAATGAGGTCATCATAAGACGAAGCTGTGGTGACACCTGCCAGATCCTGTGCTATTTCACGGGTGGTATAAGCCTGTTTGTCCTCCATAAATTCGCTGCTTACAATAGATACAGACTGGGGAAGATCTTTAAGATTACCGGAAAATTTTCCACCCAGTTCCAAAGTATTGGTGAGATAAGAATTATTTCTGCGGGCTGTGACCAAAATTTCCTGAATATCTGTTTGATTTTCAGCCATGCGGATTGTTATTCCGTTTTTATCATCATAAGAAAGGGAATCCAGAGTAATATTCGATCCTGAATACCCTTTTGCATTAATCATCAACTGAGCCGGATACTGAACCGGATTGCCAAATTGAAATTTTCCATCTTTATTCGTAATGGCCGATGTTCCCTGGTTGATGGAAACCGTCGCATTGGAAATTATTTTACCCTCCTGATTCAGTACCGTTCCGAAAATAGTATGGGTTTCCTGTGCTGATAAGGCAAAAGGAAGTAAGAGCATTATACCATTGATGTATAATACCTTTTTGGTGATGTGCTTCATTGTATCTTTCTACGCTGCCGTAGTGTTTATTATTTTGTTGTAATCATTAATTCCATATGCAATGTAGGGTAGGTGCCTTCATAGCAGGATTTCAGTAATTTAAATTCCTGTTTCAGCCAATAATCATAGGCTCCCTGCAGGAAGGGATGAGTGTGGAGGTATAAACGTTTTATATGTTTCTGTTGTGCTGTTTTTACCAGTTCCTGAAATAATCGGGACGCAATTCCTGTTCTTCTGTATTCCGGGTTAACGAACAGCCTTGCTACTTCTACTGTCGTTTCTTCATCAATGTTCAGATGGGAAAAACGGTAGTCATAGGGCATCATTCCGATAACACCAATCAGCTTTCCGGATGCTGTTCTGGCTTGTAAAAAAGCTCCGGTAGGAGACTGAATATAGTTTTGCTCAAAGTTGACCAGATCTTTTGGAACAATCAGAGGATCAAGTAACGGATACAGCTGACGTCTGAATTCCATCACATATGGAAGGACTTCAAAAACATGGTAGTCTTCTACTGATGAAATAATTATTTCTTCATGATTTTTCATATATTTTATTTTAATTGAGGTGTAAATATTGGGGTTCCCTGATTGTCGGCTACGGATAAAGGAACCTGATAGGTATCTTCCAGAAGCTTTTTCAGCAAGTCTTTTTCCAGTGATTGAACAGGGGTCAGTTCATGGTGGTGCATTACAAAAAAATCATCTCCAAAAAGAAAAGCGAGATTAGGATCATGCATTACACACAAAACTGTAGTTCCCTCATTCACCAGCTGGCGGATTGCCTCCAGAACGGCTACCTGATAATGCAGATCCAGATGATTGGTAGGTTCATCAAGCATCAGAACATCAGGTTTCTGAACCATTACCCGGCATAAAAGTACCAGCTGACGCTCTCCACCGGAAAGAGAGGTATAGGGTTTATCCTTTAAATGGATTAAATTAAATTTCTGCAGGATATTCTCAACTTCTTTATAGTCCTGTTTTTGGGGAGAAAATCTTGAAAAAGTGGCCCTGCCGGTTAATATCACATCAAAAACAGTGAATGGAAAAGTAGTTTGATGGATTTGGTTTAAAAATCCCAGACGGATCGGTTTTGAAGTTCCTATTTTAATTTTTCGACGCTCCTTATCTCCGATCCGGATATTGCCCCGATAGCGCTTTTCCAGCCCGGCAATGATCTTGAATAAAGTAGATTTACCACTTCCGTTTCTTCCAAGAATGACAGAAAGTTTACCCTTTTGAAATTGAGCATTTACATTCTTCAGGACTTCATCTTTTCCATAACCGAAAGAAAGCTGTTCTATAGAAATAATATTGTTCATGAGTTCCAGTTTATGGCGTTTCGACGCATTAAATAAATAAAAACAGGAGCTCCTATAATCATAGTAAACACTCCGATCGGAATTTCAAAGGGCATCGCTGTACGTGAAAAATCATCAATTAACAGTAAAAAAGTTCCTC
This genomic window from Chryseobacterium sp. MEBOG06 contains:
- a CDS encoding GNAT family N-acetyltransferase: MKNHEEIIISSVEDYHVFEVLPYVMEFRRQLYPLLDPLIVPKDLVNFEQNYIQSPTGAFLQARTASGKLIGVIGMMPYDYRFSHLNIDEETTVEVARLFVNPEYRRTGIASRLFQELVKTAQQKHIKRLYLHTHPFLQGAYDYWLKQEFKLLKSCYEGTYPTLHMELMITTK
- a CDS encoding TonB-dependent receptor, encoding MKHITKKVLYINGIMLLLPFALSAQETHTIFGTVLNQEGKIISNATVSINQGTSAITNKDGKFQFGNPVQYPAQLMINAKGYSGSNITLDSLSYDDKNGITIRMAENQTDIQEILVTARRNNSYLTNTLELGGKFSGNLKDLPQSVSIVSSEFMEDKQAYTTREIAQDLAGVTTASSYDDLIIRGFKSGYETGIRLVNGLRSGYSYGNSYYRSPLTINLESVSVLKGPGASLFGDITPGGTINMVTKKPLDKQKGSVNFSVGSFQTIRTSIDLTGPLDKDKKILYRLNAGYEDSKTFRNVNQQKNFMIAPSFTFKPLDGTQLDIDLVYDQFHGYLDRGMGLRNNDFYALPRSFTLSQPSDFYNTRTLSLSARFSQRLTHNLSLNASYMKSVYQEDVNEHRTLNTYADAPNNTIMNMRFFDRHGKDYTDNSVVYLKWDLTGSKIQHHLIAGVDYAQYEGDSNNQQREARQQKVDGKVVPLTFDLNNPTYTTHDLTNYVWLPQGSYPFLSPYKTTGIYVQDQISFAERLKLILGLRHEHYYSETISSANRYSATQNAWLPRIGLTYQINDQINYFASYSQGFAPIGANFIQNYQDYGADKAFSAEHSFQIETGLKTGFFKNQLQMDLSLFQIERRNMLIATGEISTTGFPVYRQSGKALSKGVELDIRGQLTREFQIMGNYTYNYTEVKSSSIASEVGQALPGAPKNMASMWMKYVFSTTALKGLGFGAGVYYVDTRRMDNSIGKDSGGNALWGQWPSYTTVNAAVYYHIGKMKMAVNVNNIFDKYYFLGGFDYTRGFPGAPRNVMVSVGYSF
- a CDS encoding ABC transporter ATP-binding protein — its product is MNNIISIEQLSFGYGKDEVLKNVNAQFQKGKLSVILGRNGSGKSTLFKIIAGLEKRYRGNIRIGDKERRKIKIGTSKPIRLGFLNQIHQTTFPFTVFDVILTGRATFSRFSPQKQDYKEVENILQKFNLIHLKDKPYTSLSGGERQLVLLCRVMVQKPDVLMLDEPTNHLDLHYQVAVLEAIRQLVNEGTTVLCVMHDPNLAFLFGDDFFVMHHHELTPVQSLEKDLLKKLLEDTYQVPLSVADNQGTPIFTPQLK
- a CDS encoding efflux RND transporter permease subunit, which gives rise to MLKLFIRRPVLSTVISVIIVVLGVLGISGLPVAQYPDIAPPTIQVSASYPGANTTTLINSVVFPLEQQINGVEGMTYMTSSASNTGSASISVYFAVGVDPNQAAVDVQNRISTVLSKLPQAVTQAGVTVRKQQSSNVLIVGLFSERPQYDQKFLQNYAAINLVPQLQRAKGVGGATIFGGAMTYAMRIWLQPDKMAAYGLVPADVTAVLNAQNFNAAPGKIGDNLDQAFQYDITYSGTLVSLEQFQNVIVKSIGNGQYLYLKDVARIDLGTQTYTSATAINGKPAVAVAISQTPGSNAQQVITGAQKVMADASKSFPSGIKMMELVNINNFLSESISKVLHTLVECFLLVFLVILIFLQDVRSTIIHGVSVPVSIIGTFFFLYLFGYSLNLLTLFALVLAIGIVVDDAVVVVEAVHSKLEHGYTSPRKAAIDAMGEIAPAIISITLVMASVFLPVTFLGGSAGVFYKQFGITLAVAIMISAVNALTLSPALAAMFLRPPNHEEEAKKKGLLQKMKSGFNSNYEKLINKYTDTVSFLIRRTWLTVVLVIIFGGLFYVTIKSVASSFVPSEDMGTIFVNVTLPVAASKERVQAVNTQIDHIAHTIPEVQASMTTLGQNQLGGSGSSYGMLILRLTPWSQRPGVTDKDVIQQLTEKTKHIQGASINFMQQPTISGFGTSGGFTFQIEDRGGHSIGDFYNVAQNFLSALNKRSEIQYAATAFNPNFPQYEVDVNVAKCEDNGIQPSDILNLMNVYYGSSYISNFTEFGQQYQIILQADNPYRGTVEQMNNIKIRTQSGTMSPISEYITMKKVYGPSSVSRFNMYNAISVSGSPNASYSTGQAMQAINEVADQTLPPGYSFEYSGISKEEQSSGSQAGIIFLLSLCFVYLLLSALYESYILPLAVILSLPVGLSGIFVFAKLFGIDNNIYVQICMVMLIGLLAKNAILMVEFSLEKRHEGMSLLDSALAGAKIRIRPILMTSLAFIFGLMPLMFSTGVGANGNKSIGIGSIGGMLFGTLLGIFVIPGLYVIFQGLQEKAVSSKYDENDELIVENKK
- a CDS encoding efflux RND transporter periplasmic adaptor subunit, with protein sequence MKKGAYIPFLLVILFSCAKKKQQKAPDIQNYQVLTLAPREVTVYNDFPASIQGQNVVEIKPMVSGYLQDIYVPEGASVTKGQLLFRIKNPQYEQDILSAKAAIKIAEANVNTARMNVEKARPLVQQEIVSKYELSSAQYTLQSQEAALAQAKTTLANAQTNQGYTYIRSPQSGTIGLIPYKIGALVSSTATDPLTTLSNTTNIFAYFSLSEKQLLSFMSSMKGSTTAEKLNNMPLISLVLADGTIYPEKGRMETASGGIDSSTGTATFKVVFDNKLGIIQNGASATIRIPVTLNNALLVPQTAVYQMQDKSFVYKMMKGNQVMSEAVTTSPTDDGNFVVLKSGINAGDQLVLNGLNISDSTVIKPTPANAAEIYRTMKSKSN
- a CDS encoding efflux transporter outer membrane subunit, with amino-acid sequence MIHWNKQYNLFIQVSAFSIVLFSCDVARPYTTSQTVPDSLYGETGADSSKNMAVLSWKEIFKDPLLQDLISEGIANNLDLKTAAANLKAAEANFVQSKQAFLPSLSGNASAGAYDPSSSQASASQIYQLYALSSWQVDIWGKLKSTKRSMYATYLASEAYRQAVQTQLIANIAVTYYQLLAYDEQLNIVQQSLDVYSKDTETMKILKNSNVVTGAAVVQSAANYYAVKSTVPDIKNNIRQSENTMALLLGRTPGPVKRDAIFNEQVYSELSVGVPAQLLANRPDVKEAELQLRSNFEQINVARTAFYPALTITGQAGLYATQLNSFFNAGAFFANIIGGLAQPIFNNGLNKQKLKVAQANYEAAEYNYSKVLLTAGQEVSNALYQYQMVDEKFSSRKEQIENLEKAVYFTKELLKYTSATNYTDVLTSEQSLLSARQSAVTDKLQQLQAVVNLYAALGGGWK